A window from Aliamphritea hakodatensis encodes these proteins:
- a CDS encoding CpsD/CapB family tyrosine-protein kinase, with protein MHQLHTSPSVDAIYNQLIRNRTCLLAIASPSPQSGNSLLSLALAQRMAQAEKRVLLIEFNNESPSLHQRTGTRQSNWLPCDDSWQDALQKTGCPGLMVLTAPLHDQTHPDNIEFRNTEVLCSFFGQALDSFDIIICDTPPLLHSSDGAICGVTIASVCETCMLNVVTHVTTESQIDEARQVLKQANIPLCGAVMNDRYSPGLREEMLREIKRLDRWLPRLAGYLRKKVEASDLINQPL; from the coding sequence ATGCATCAGTTACATACGTCACCGTCAGTGGATGCCATTTATAACCAGCTGATCCGCAACCGTACCTGTCTGCTGGCGATCGCCAGCCCCAGCCCCCAGAGTGGCAACTCACTGCTTAGTCTGGCACTGGCTCAGCGGATGGCCCAGGCGGAAAAACGGGTACTGCTGATTGAGTTTAATAATGAATCCCCCAGCCTGCATCAGCGTACCGGTACTCGCCAGAGTAACTGGCTCCCCTGTGATGACAGCTGGCAGGACGCCCTACAGAAAACCGGCTGCCCGGGGCTGATGGTGCTGACAGCGCCGCTCCACGACCAGACCCATCCGGATAACATTGAGTTCCGGAATACCGAAGTGCTGTGCAGCTTCTTTGGCCAGGCGCTGGACAGTTTCGACATCATCATCTGCGATACCCCACCCCTGCTACACTCCAGTGACGGAGCCATTTGCGGGGTAACCATCGCATCGGTCTGCGAAACCTGCATGCTCAATGTGGTCACCCATGTCACCACTGAAAGCCAGATAGACGAAGCCCGGCAGGTACTGAAACAGGCCAATATTCCCCTCTGCGGTGCCGTCATGAATGACCGCTATTCACCGGGCCTGCGGGAAGAAATGCTGCGGGAAATAAAACGCCTCGACAGATGGCTGCCACGGCTGGCTGGCTACCTGCGTAAAAAAGTAGAAGCCTCAGACCTGATCAATCAGCCGCTGTAA